In Podarcis muralis chromosome 14, rPodMur119.hap1.1, whole genome shotgun sequence, one genomic interval encodes:
- the RAI1 gene encoding retinoic acid-induced protein 1 isoform X2 — translation MQSFRERCGFHGNQQNYQPASSQDSSRLENYRHQSQAGPHCERQRMVAKEYYGQQQPQPPPPQPPLPYQGYGENSTVEKYHRGNKQLRSQQLPGRPASFPNYAVQENSPYPARYSGEEGLQAWGSPQQQPPPPPQPLPGGVAKYEENLLKKTAASSGTRQYHEQAPQLPFRTHSLHLQQQQQQPTLTYPKLPRQKIQNDVASPMSFPQGAHFTQHSQSFPASSTYTSVQSGSQAAHSYKSCNAPSAPPQHERTLGNAASLPSGQRVQGIHGYQPNRISYDQQQQQQQQQQQQQQSMQGRHHAQEALHYQNLAKYQHYNQPGQSYCQADAPVRTPDQYYQTFSPSSSHSPARSVGRSPSYSSTPSPLMPNLENFQYSQQSLSTGNFPASLSDHSHFMPLLNPSPTDGASPDAQPPANCKSMPKEKIPENLLSDLSLQSLTALTSQVENISNTVQQLLLSKSTGMPQKKGIKNPPRTPEQLKGQHCSPEGNSYSAEQAGTPLSDPLSTPQSVHAETQDGDYLSGSEEQLERSFLYCNQSRSPARVNSNSKAKPESVSTCSVTSPDDMSTKSDDSFQSIHTSLPLESFTKFVTNERDCPRLLLSALSQEELASEIIGLQDAINEKADKGWASPPAPNKDPDKSPFHLENHRTCLDSIVKSPWSNQGDSNALAEPLKLDKALGGNNGKNFTEEVYNNSQVAFTTAETKNTLKTTSSVGYNSKPNISAATSSSEATSFSCYSNATANSVGSENAMENFDWPDENLSDTWKELGSSLQGSDISKSLFSGKLSETSEEKKNACCLSLCDTEQAPQQAEGFDQPQEASKGENLTYDEATRADSERWLEDTTRQSCSGGDFSELPMMSSPDLKESDLEPEEYSSLCELAASEQKSLTYDAFTPKPAENAPALSLQDTPGSAEEMANAAEKESATPPSHLSDQSVILLGPAVGTETKVKSWFESSLHHLKPEEEVAGSENALPDKAETLAASLVTNQASLEQVPITSEPTSRGKSLRSKKVHCRLSGGEEPVQPMSSPCTGSQAAGMVASKCPGPNNLIEMPSKSAHGQTPRFPAEGLPARMCTRSFTALTEPRMPDPLEGAKASTPQEKSGKKTACVLKQRAAFKARKANGKPSPKPSNSASPPASNLAQSEDSGHKAKEADGVETEAKDQQSMILRSRTRTQEVFYSKRRREKSAMDAGLKEGKPPKKVLPNHNFPGSFKVSPQSRSERESKRLALPKARPGMGGKMSEQPLHSLKRKSAFIPPVPAKKRNLVLRSNSHSGSNAKDEKPEASAGLFKRMPLAKKAKAKLSPKNSCEVVLKSPQVKENPDVCIKITSRAAFQGAMKTKVLPPRKGRGLKLEAIVQKITSPNLKKFACRTATVSFTVPAATSHSNPLSPSLPPEREQASKNAGVAPAAGEARPLNQALSQKAPAAPAAEQLCRSPNNRSFRGKLMNSKKLSSNCFKGEAYSSPETLQHSGDGMAASGTGLLPKKRNRKGKVAAFRTAKNSLEKCPHLSPALLFASREKAAAAAAAAAGKGEEGQREAKKPKAEDKGFSSGESSEGRSSQAQTRAQKQRANHSNYNGYTKRQRKRLSRRKAPSVPSRCKSRAKRRHPQQAPLLSPAEPEIRLKYVSCKRLRSDSRAPPFSPYVRVEKQDEFVTTCTVVNSPAEEARLHNSERSSSSPSAQAGLSGAASLQQPRAALPLSSTMHLGPVVSKALNATCLVCCLCRNPANYKDQGDLCGPYYPEDCLPKKKSRLKEKIKVEGLGEEPPSPAERLLKATDNNCATSTPGGKPPRLDSGADSAKQSALRSSSRGMFRKLQSCYCCDERTEGEEAAAAAAAAAEKPRRHECGKAEPPPPDPAGDTQEHWVHEACAVWTAGVYLVAGKLYGLQEAIKMAADVRCSSCQQVGATIGCCHKGCAQTFHYICAIDTGCLLSEETFLLNCPRHKKQPL, via the coding sequence ATGCAGTCCTTCCGTGAAAGGtgtggtttccatggcaaccagcaGAACTACCAGCCGGCATCTTCGCAAGATTCATCACGCCTGGAGAATTACAGGCATCAAAGCCAGGCCGGGCCGCACTGCGAGCGTCAGAGGATGGTGGCGAAGGAGTACTACGGCCAGCAGCAGCCCCAGCCGCCACCGCCGCAGCCCCCCCTGCCTTACCAGGGGTACGGGGAGAACAGCACCGTGGAGAAATATCACCGGGGGAATAAGCAGCTACGCAGCCAGCAACTCCCAGGCCGGCCGGCGTCCTTCCCAAATTACGCTGTCCAAGAGAACAGTCCCTATCCAGCCCGTTATTCTGGGGAGGAAGGCCTGCAGGCCTGGGGGTCACCGCAGCAAcagccgcctccgcctccgcaGCCCTTGCCAGGAGGGGTGGCTAAATATGAGGAGAACTTGTTGAAAAAGACAGCTGCCTCCTCTGGCACCAGGCAATACCACGAACAGGCCCCTCAGCTCCCCTTCCGAACTCACTCCCTGCAcctccaacagcagcagcagcagcctaccTTGACCTACCCCAAGCTCCCGAGGCAGAAGATCCAGAATGACGTGGCCTCCCCCATGTCCTTCCCGCAGGGCGCCCACTTCACCCAGCATTCCCAGTCGTTCCCAGCCTCTTCGACGTACACATCCGTCCAGAGCGGGAGCCAGGCCGCGCATTCCTACAAAAGCTGCAACGCTCCCTCGGCGCCACCGCAGCACgaaaggactctggggaatgCCGCCAGCCTGCCCTCTGGGCAGCGGGTCCAGGGCATACATGGCTACCAGCCTAACCGAATCAGCTacgaccagcagcagcagcaacagcagcaacaacagcagcagcagcagtccatgCAAGGAAGACACCATGCCCAGGAAGCCCTTCACTATCAAAACCTCGCAAAATACCAACATTACAACCAGCCGGGACAGAGCTACTGTCAAGCCGATGCCCCTGTGCGGACTCCAGACCAGTATTACCAAACATTCAGCCCCAGTTCCAGCCATTCCCCAGCTCGTTCGGTTGGTAGGTCTCCTTCGTACAGTTCGACGCCTTCCCCATTGATGCCCAACTTGGAGAATTTCCAATACAGCCAGCAGTCTCTGAGCACGGGGAACTTCCCAGCCAGCCTCTCCGACCATAGCCATTTTATGCCTTTGTTGAACCCTTCGCCGACCGACGGGGCGAGCCCAGATGCCCAGCCGCCCGCAAACTGCAAGAGCATGCCGAAGGAGAAGATCCCCGAGAACCTCTTGTCCGATCTCAGCCTGCAGAGCCTCACGGCGCTCACCTCCCAAGTCGAAAACATTTCCAACACCGTCCAGCAGCTTCTCCTCTCCAAGTCCACGGGAATGCCCCAGAAGAAAGGCATCAAGAACCCGCCAAGGACCCCAGAGCAGCTCAAGGGTCAGCACTGCAGCCCCGAAGGCAACAGTTACTCTGCTGAGCAGGCGGGGACTCCCCTTTCGGACCCCCTGAGCACCCCGCAGTCGGTCCACGCTGAAACCCAGGATGGGGATTACCTGAGTGGATCTGAGGAGCAGCTGGAAAGGAGCTTCCTCTACTGCAACCAGAGCCGCAGCCCAGCTCGCGTCAACAGCAACTCCAAGGCAAAGCCCGAGTCCGTATCCACGTGCTCGGTGACTTCTCCGGACGATATGTCCACCAAGTCGGACGATTCTTTCCAAAGCATCCACACCAGCTTGCCGCTGGAGAGCTTCACCAAGTTTGTGACCAACGAGAGGGATTGCCCCAGACTGCTCCTCAGCGCCCTATCTCAGGAGGAGCTCGCCTCTGAGATCATCGGTTTGCAAGATGCTATCAACGAGAAAGCAGACAAAGGCTGGGCCAGCCCCCCTGCTCCAAACAAAGACCCTGACAAATCCCCTTTCCACTTAGAGAACCACAGAACCTGCCTGGATTCCATAGTTAAAAGTCCGTGGTCCAATCAGGGGGACTCCAATGCCCTCGCTGAGCCCTTGAAGTTGGACAAAGCTCTGGGGGGGAATAACGGGAAGAATTTCACAGAGGAAGTCTACAACAACTCCCAGGTGGCGTTTACAACAGCAGAGACGAAAAATACCCTGAAAACGACCAGCTCTGTGGGCTACAATTCCAAACCCAACATCTCGGCTGCCACTTCCAGCTCCGAGGCCACGAGCTTCAGCTGCTACTCAAATGCCACGGCCAATTCGGTGGGTTCTGAAAACGCCATGGAGAACTTCGACTGGCCGGACGAAAACCTCAGCGACACGTGGAAAGAGCTGGGGTCGAGCCTCCAGGGGTCAGACATTTCCAAGAGTTTGTTCTCTGGCAAACTGAGCGAGACGTCCGAGGAGAAAAAAAATGCTTGCTGCCTGAGTCTCTGCGATACTGAGCAGGCACCCCAACAAGCAGAGGGCTTCGATCAGCCGCAGGAGGCAAGCAAGGGAGAGAATCTGACTTACGACGAGGCCACCAGAGCAGACAGTGAGCGATGGCTGGAAGACACCACCAGGCAGTCCTGCTCAGGAGGAGACTTCAGTGAACTCCCCATGATGTCCTCTCCAGACCTGAAAGAATCCGATTTGGAACCTGAAGAGTACTCCTCTTTGTGTGAACTAGCGGCTTCTGAACAAAAGTCTTTGACCTATGATGCTTTTACACCTAAGCCAGCGGAGAACGCCCCGGCCCTCTCCCTGCAAGACACGCCAGGCTCAGCAGAAGAAATGGCAAACGCGGCCGAGAAGGAGAGTGCCACTCCTCCTTCGCACTTATCTGATCAGTCCGTTATCCTCTTGGGCCCAGCCGTTGGCACAGAGACAAAAGTGAAAAGTTGGTTCGAATCTTCCCTGCACCACTTGAAGcctgaggaggaggtggcggGAAGTGAAAACGCCCTTCCAGATAAGGCAGAGACGCTGGCAGCTTCGCTGGTGACTAACCAAGCCTCTCTTGAGCAGGTGCCAATAACCTCAGAGCCAACATCTAGGGGCAAGAGCCTTCGCAGTAAGAAGGTTCACTGCAGGCTGTCAGGAGGCGAGGAACCCGTCCAACCCATGTCAAGCCCATGCACGGGCAGCCAGGCAGCTGGCATGGTGGCCAGCAAATGCCCAGGTCCAAACAACCTGATTGAAATGCCAAGTAAGAGCGCCCATGGCCAAACTCCCCGGTTTCCAGCAGAAGGCTTGCCCGCGAGGATGTGTACCCGCTCGTTCACTGCGTTGACTGAGCCCAGGATGCCAGATCCTTTGGAAGGTGCAAAGGCCTCAACCCCTCAAGAGAAGTCAGGCAAGAAGACAGCGTGCGTCCTGAAACAGAGAGCCGCTTTCAAGGCTAGGAAGGCCAATGGCAAACCTTCTCCAAAGCCCAGCAACTCTGCTTCCCCACCAGCCTCAAATTTGGCACAGAGCGAAGACTCTGGTCACAAGGCGAAAGAAGCCGATGGCGTTGAAACGGAAGCCAAAGACCAGCAGTCCATGATCCTTCGTTCCAGGACCAGGACCCAGGAGGTCTTCTACAGCAAGCGGAGGAGAGAGAAGAGCGCCATGGATGCAGGGCTCAAGGAGGGCAAGCCACCCAAGAAGGTTCTGCCAAACCACAACTTCCCCGGTTCCTTCAAGGTCAGCCCCCAAAGCAGGTCTGAGAGGGAGAGCAAAAGGCTGGCCCTCCCGAAAGCCAGGCCTGGAATGGGTGGCAAGATGTCTGAGCAGCCGCTTCACAGCCTGAAGAGGAAGTCAGCCTTCATCCCTCCGGTTCCTGCGAAAAAGAGGAACTTGGTCCTGAGGAGCAACAGTCACAGCGGCAGCAACGCGAAGGACGAGAAGCCGGAAGCTTCTGCCGGCCTGTTCAAGAGGATGCCGCTGGCCAAGAAGGCGAAGGCTAAGCTGTCCCCTAAGAACTCCTGCGAAGTGGTGCTCAAGTCCCCTCAGGTGAAGGAGAACCCCGACGTCTGCATCAAGATCACCTCTCGGGCCGCCTTCCAGGGAGCGATGAAGACGAAAGtgcttcccccaaggaaaggCCGGGGCCTGAAGCTGGAAGCCATCGTCCAGAAGATCACCTCTCCCaacctgaaaaagtttgcctgCCGAACAGCCACCGTCTCCTTCACCGTCCCTGCCGCCACCTCCCACAGTAATCCCCTCAGCCCGTCCCTGCCACCGGAGAGGGAGCAGGCCTCAAAGAATGCAGGCGTAGCCCCAGCGGCGGGGGAAGCCAGGCCATTAAACCAGGCCTTGTCACAAAAGGCTCCCGCCGCTCCAGCAGCCGAGCAATTATGCAGAAGCCCGAACAACAGATCCTTCAGAGGAAAACTAATGAACAGTAAGAAACTGTCCTCCAACTGTTTCAAGGGTGAGGCCTATTCATCTCCCGAGACGTTGCAGCACAGCGGTGACGGCATGGCTGCCAGCGGCACCGGCCTGCTGCCCAAGAAGAGGAACCGAAAAGGGAAAGTGGCGGCCTTCCGAACGGCCAAAAATAGCCTGGAGAAGTGCCCTCACCTGAGCCCCGCTCTGCTTTTTGCATCCAGAGAAAAGGCggcggctgcggcggcggcggcagcagggaaAGGCGAGGAGGGACAAAGGGAGGCGAAGAAGCCAAAGGCCGAGGACAAAGGCTTCAGCAGCGGCGAGAGCTCCGAGGGGAGGTCCTCGCAGGCCCAGACCAGGGCCCAGAAGCAGCGGGCCAACCATTCCAACTACAACGGCTACACCAAGAGACAAAGGAAGCGGCTCAGCCGCCGCAAGGCCCCCAGTGTGCCCTCGAGGTGCAAGAGCAGGGCCAAGAGGCGGCACCCGCAACAGGCTCCCCTGCTGAGCCCGGCCGAGCCCGAAATCCGGCTCAAGTACGTGTCGTGCAAGCGGCTGCGGTCGGACAGCCGGGCGCCCCCCTTCTCGCCGTACGTCCGGGTGGAGAAGCAGGATGAGTTTGTCACCACCTGCACTGTCGTCAACTCTCCCGCCGAAGAGGCCCGGCTGCACAATAGCGAGCGCTCCTCCTCGTCTCCGTCTGCCCAGGCTGGGCTTTCGGGGGCCGCATCCCTCCAGCAGCCGCGGGCCGCCCTGCCTCTGTCGTCCACCATGCACCTCGGCCCGGTGGTCTCCAAGGCCCTCAACGCCACCTGCCTGGTCTGCTGCCTATGCCGGAACCCGGCCAACTACAAGGACCAGGGGGACCTCTGCGGGCCGTACTACCCCGAGGACTGCCTTCCGAAGAAGAAGTCGCGGCTGAAAGAGAAGATCAAAGTGGAGGGGCTGGGCGAGGAGCCTCCGTCTCCGGCGGAAAGGCTGCTCAAAGCGACAGATAATAATTGTGCAACTAGTACGCCGGGTGGAAAGCCGCCAAGGTTGGACAGTGGCGCTGACTCAGCGAAACAGAGCGCTCTCCGCTCCAGTTCGAGGGGGATGTTTAGGAAACTACAAAGCTGTTACTGCTGCGATGAGAGGACAGAGGGagaggaggcggcagcagcagcagccgcagccgcCGAGAAGCCCAGGAGGCACGAATGCGGCAAAGCGGAGCCGCCACCTCCGGACCCTGCCGGGGACACGCAGGAGCACTGGGTCCATGAGGCCTGCGCTGTGTGGACAGCTGGGGTTTACCTGGTGGCGGGAAAGCTCTATGGACTGCAGGAGGCAATAAAGATGGCTGCTGACGTG